One genomic segment of Erysipelotrichaceae bacterium 66202529 includes these proteins:
- a CDS encoding electron transfer flavoprotein subunit alpha/FixB family protein, translating into MAKFEGYKDIYVFVEQKNGEVANVGYELISEARKLVASIPQMNFQVVGVLLGHNIKDKANDVIAHGADKVIVVDDALLEGYSTQFYADALTQVINNFKPDSFLTGATVLGRDLAPRVAARLNAGLTADATKIEIDQEKAKDGEALLLVTRPTFGGNLFGTIVCPDTRPQMATIRPNVFSMDAVDASRTGEVIEFAPAWTDTDPKVIVKEVIAKVVEGVDITKAEILVGAGRGAEDCLDMVQAVAEELGGEMCASRAVIDDGFADKAIQVGQTGKTVRPSLYIACGISGACQHVAGMEKSDMIIAINRDPQAEIFSIANMGFIGDVKEVLPLLKDEIIAAKKG; encoded by the coding sequence ATGGCTAAATTTGAAGGATATAAAGACATTTACGTATTCGTAGAACAAAAAAACGGCGAAGTTGCCAACGTTGGATACGAGCTGATTTCCGAAGCTAGAAAACTGGTTGCATCCATTCCTCAGATGAACTTCCAGGTTGTCGGCGTACTGCTTGGACACAACATCAAAGATAAGGCAAACGATGTGATCGCTCACGGTGCTGATAAGGTAATCGTTGTGGACGATGCGCTGCTGGAAGGATATTCCACTCAGTTCTATGCGGATGCCCTGACACAGGTTATCAACAACTTCAAGCCGGACAGCTTCCTGACAGGAGCTACTGTGCTTGGTCGTGACCTTGCACCACGTGTTGCTGCACGTCTGAATGCAGGTCTGACTGCAGATGCTACTAAGATTGAAATCGATCAGGAAAAAGCAAAGGACGGAGAAGCACTGCTGCTGGTTACTCGTCCTACCTTCGGTGGAAACCTGTTTGGTACGATCGTATGCCCGGATACTCGTCCACAGATGGCTACAATTCGTCCAAATGTATTCTCCATGGATGCTGTTGATGCTTCCAGAACAGGAGAAGTTATCGAATTTGCTCCGGCATGGACAGATACTGATCCAAAGGTAATCGTTAAGGAAGTCATCGCTAAGGTTGTGGAAGGTGTTGACATCACAAAGGCTGAAATCCTGGTAGGTGCAGGCCGTGGTGCTGAGGACTGCCTGGATATGGTGCAGGCTGTTGCTGAAGAGCTGGGCGGCGAAATGTGCGCATCCCGTGCAGTAATTGATGATGGATTTGCTGACAAGGCAATTCAGGTAGGACAGACTGGTAAAACTGTACGTCCGAGTCTGTACATCGCATGCGGTATTTCCGGTGCCTGCCAGCATGTTGCCGGTATGGAAAAATCCGATATGATCATCGCGATCAACCGCGATCCGCAGGCTGAAATCTTCAGCATTGCAAATATGGGCTTCATCGGTGATGTAAAGGAAGTTCTTCCTCTGCTGAAGGATGAAATCATCGCTGCAAAAAAAGGATAA
- a CDS encoding 3-hydroxybutyryl-CoA dehydrogenase (converts (S)-3-hydroxybutanoyl-CoA to 3-acetoacetyl-CoA), whose protein sequence is MKKVGVIGAGTMGQGIANAFASNGYDVTVCDIKIEWAQGGIDKIAKKLDKLVSREKMTADKAAEVKGNLKAGEYKDLADCDLIVEAVLEKMEVKKELFTTLDEICKDSCIFGSNTSSLSITEIATGIKHNVIGMHFFNPADRMKLVEVISGINTPVETKEAILEISKSLGKTPVEVAEGPGFVVNRILVPMINEAAFILQEGIASVEDIDTAMKLGANHPMGPLALGDLIGLDIVEAIMDVLYNETKDSKYRCCTLIRKMVRGGKLGQKSGVGFYDYAK, encoded by the coding sequence ATGAAAAAAGTTGGTGTAATTGGTGCCGGAACAATGGGCCAGGGTATTGCAAATGCATTTGCTTCCAATGGTTATGATGTAACCGTATGTGACATTAAAATTGAATGGGCACAGGGCGGAATTGACAAAATCGCAAAAAAACTGGACAAGCTGGTTTCCAGAGAAAAAATGACTGCTGACAAGGCTGCTGAAGTAAAGGGTAACCTGAAGGCTGGAGAATACAAGGATTTAGCTGACTGCGATTTGATCGTAGAGGCTGTTCTTGAAAAAATGGAAGTTAAAAAAGAGCTGTTTACAACATTGGATGAAATCTGTAAGGATTCCTGTATCTTTGGATCTAACACATCTTCTTTATCCATTACAGAAATCGCTACCGGAATCAAACACAATGTGATCGGTATGCATTTCTTCAATCCGGCTGACCGTATGAAGCTGGTTGAGGTTATTTCCGGAATCAACACACCTGTTGAAACGAAGGAAGCAATTCTGGAAATCTCTAAATCCTTAGGAAAGACTCCGGTTGAGGTTGCAGAAGGTCCTGGATTTGTAGTAAACCGTATCTTGGTTCCTATGATCAACGAGGCTGCATTCATCCTGCAGGAAGGAATTGCTTCTGTTGAGGATATTGACACAGCAATGAAGCTGGGTGCCAACCATCCGATGGGGCCTCTGGCATTGGGCGATCTGATCGGTCTGGATATCGTTGAGGCAATCATGGATGTTCTTTACAATGAAACTAAGGACTCTAAATACCGTTGCTGTACACTGATCCGCAAAATGGTTCGCGGTGGTAAGCTGGGTCAGAAATCCGGTGTTGGCTTCTACGACTACGCTAAATAA
- a CDS encoding short-chain-enoyl-CoA hydratase: METILVNYEGHVATITINRPKALNALSTQVLTELNQALDEVAANKDVYALVITGAGEKSFVAGADIAEMKDKSVEEAATYGKFGNEVFRKIETFRCPVIAAVNGFALGGGCELAMSCDIRVASENAVFGQPEVGLGITPGFGGTQRLARLVGTGIAKEMIYTARNIKADRAYAIGLVNSVVPADELMAAVMKMANGIAKNAPLAVAYSKKAINNGLQTDIDGGIAIEVEEFSNCFATEDQTYGMTCFLEKTKDKKFSNK; encoded by the coding sequence ATGGAAACTATTTTAGTAAACTATGAAGGACATGTAGCAACGATTACAATCAACCGTCCAAAAGCACTAAATGCATTAAGCACACAGGTGTTAACAGAGCTGAACCAGGCACTGGATGAGGTTGCAGCGAACAAGGATGTCTATGCACTGGTAATTACTGGAGCTGGAGAAAAATCCTTTGTTGCAGGTGCAGATATTGCAGAAATGAAGGATAAGAGCGTGGAAGAGGCTGCTACCTATGGAAAATTCGGTAATGAAGTATTCCGTAAAATTGAGACCTTCCGCTGTCCGGTTATCGCTGCAGTAAACGGCTTTGCATTAGGTGGAGGCTGCGAGCTGGCAATGAGCTGCGATATTCGTGTGGCAAGTGAAAATGCTGTTTTCGGACAGCCAGAGGTAGGCTTGGGAATTACGCCAGGCTTTGGTGGAACCCAGCGTCTGGCTCGTCTTGTAGGTACAGGCATTGCGAAGGAAATGATCTATACAGCAAGAAATATCAAGGCAGACCGCGCTTATGCAATCGGCTTGGTAAACAGTGTTGTTCCTGCAGATGAGCTGATGGCAGCAGTTATGAAAATGGCAAACGGTATTGCGAAAAATGCACCGCTTGCAGTAGCATATTCGAAAAAAGCTATCAACAACGGACTGCAGACAGATATCGACGGCGGTATTGCAATCGAGGTGGAAGAATTCTCCAACTGCTTCGCTACGGAGGATCAGACCTATGGTATGACATGCTTCCTGGAAAAAACAAAGGATAAAAAATTCTCTAACAAATAA
- a CDS encoding acyl CoA:acetate/3-ketoacid CoA transferase codes for MSKVISIEQAVSMIPDGAAIGIGGFIGSGHPQEFSVGIEESFLKSGHPKDLTIMFSAGIGDGTDRLGLNKLGHEGLLKRIIGGHWGLIPKLQKLVFENKVEGYNLPLGTISLMFRDIAGHRPGTITKVGLKTFVDPRIEGAKMNERSKEDLVELMHIDGEEWLRYKSFPLNVALIRATYCDEDGNATMEKEAATLDSLSIAQAAKNSGGIVLLQVEKVVQNGTLDPRKVKIPGIYVDGIVVARPENHWQTYANPYDPALSGEVKVPVNSIAPMKLNERKVICRRAAMELDPAAIINLGIGMPEGIANVANEEGLPGLKLTVEAGGIGGVPNAGTAFGTCTNPDAIIDQPYQFDFYDGGGLDQAFLGLAECDCSGNINVSRFGPKIAGCGGFINITQTSPVVVYCGTFTAGGLKVEVRDGKLHILQEGRIKKFKKEVEQITFSAEFATETGQKVLYVTERAVFELLDGKLTLTEIAPGVDLEQDVLGQMEFKPAVAEHLKTMDERLFRDELMGLKA; via the coding sequence TTGAGTAAAGTAATAAGTATTGAACAGGCAGTATCCATGATTCCGGATGGTGCTGCAATAGGAATTGGCGGTTTTATCGGATCCGGTCATCCGCAGGAATTTTCTGTAGGTATCGAGGAATCCTTTCTCAAGAGCGGACATCCAAAGGATCTGACCATCATGTTTTCTGCGGGGATCGGAGATGGAACTGACCGTCTCGGTCTGAATAAGCTGGGACATGAGGGGCTGCTGAAGCGTATTATCGGCGGTCACTGGGGTCTGATTCCAAAGCTGCAAAAGCTGGTATTTGAAAACAAGGTAGAGGGCTACAATCTTCCTCTCGGTACCATTTCCCTGATGTTCCGTGATATTGCAGGACATCGGCCAGGAACGATTACAAAGGTTGGTCTGAAAACCTTTGTCGATCCGCGTATTGAGGGTGCTAAGATGAATGAGCGCTCCAAGGAAGATTTGGTAGAGCTGATGCACATCGATGGCGAGGAGTGGCTGCGCTATAAATCCTTCCCGCTAAACGTGGCGCTGATTCGTGCTACGTATTGCGATGAGGATGGTAACGCAACAATGGAGAAGGAAGCCGCTACACTGGATTCTCTCTCCATTGCCCAGGCTGCGAAAAATTCCGGCGGTATCGTATTGCTGCAGGTGGAAAAGGTGGTACAGAACGGTACCCTGGATCCAAGAAAAGTAAAAATACCTGGTATCTATGTTGATGGCATTGTTGTCGCACGTCCGGAAAATCACTGGCAGACATATGCGAATCCGTATGATCCTGCATTGAGCGGGGAAGTAAAGGTTCCGGTTAATTCCATTGCTCCAATGAAGCTGAATGAGCGCAAGGTGATCTGCCGTCGTGCTGCGATGGAGCTTGATCCTGCTGCAATTATCAATCTTGGTATCGGTATGCCGGAGGGAATTGCTAACGTGGCAAACGAAGAAGGCTTGCCAGGATTAAAGCTGACAGTGGAAGCCGGCGGTATCGGCGGTGTTCCGAATGCAGGGACTGCGTTTGGTACCTGTACAAATCCGGATGCAATTATCGACCAGCCATATCAGTTTGACTTCTATGACGGCGGCGGATTGGATCAGGCGTTCCTCGGACTTGCCGAATGCGACTGCTCCGGTAATATCAATGTCAGCCGTTTCGGGCCAAAGATTGCCGGCTGCGGAGGCTTTATCAATATTACACAGACCTCACCGGTCGTTGTGTACTGCGGAACCTTTACCGCAGGTGGTCTGAAGGTGGAAGTCAGGGATGGAAAGCTGCATATTTTACAGGAAGGAAGAATTAAAAAGTTCAAGAAGGAAGTTGAACAGATCACCTTCTCTGCAGAATTTGCAACGGAAACCGGACAAAAGGTTCTGTATGTAACAGAGCGTGCAGTGTTCGAGCTGCTGGACGGTAAACTGACACTGACAGAAATCGCTCCGGGTGTTGATTTGGAACAGGATGTACTGGGGCAGATGGAATTTAAGCCTGCTGTCGCAGAGCATCTGAAAACAATGGATGAACGTCTGTTCCGTGATGAGCTGATGGGATTAAAAGCATAA
- a CDS encoding aminotransferase class V-fold PLP-dependent enzyme, whose translation MYSFRNDYSEGAHPQILECLQEMNQKQNIGYGEDTLCEQAKKLLREKLQCEHCDIHFLVGGTQANLTVIASALRPYEAVIAVDSGHINVHETGAVEASGHKVLIAEGIDGKITPEGIRKTVLRHEDEHMVKPAMVYISNATEIGTIYHKEELKEIAAVCRELNLYLFMDGARMGAALAAADNDLDYADLCRYCDVFYLGGTKNGALFGEAVVIVREELKKDFRYMIKQRGGMLAKGWLLGAQFAVLFEGNRYLEIAAHANRMAQRMQEAMEALHIPLFIKTTTNQIFPILSNVLIEELQKDYAFQVWEVMDEEHTAMRFVTSWATREEEVDRFIAHLNVVSNRLRKI comes from the coding sequence ATGTACAGCTTTCGTAATGATTACAGTGAAGGGGCACATCCGCAGATTTTGGAGTGTCTGCAGGAAATGAATCAAAAACAGAATATTGGTTATGGAGAGGATACACTTTGCGAGCAGGCAAAAAAGCTGCTGCGGGAAAAGCTGCAGTGTGAGCATTGTGACATTCATTTTCTGGTCGGTGGAACCCAGGCAAATCTGACCGTAATTGCTTCCGCTCTGCGTCCGTATGAGGCAGTGATTGCCGTAGACAGCGGGCATATCAATGTCCATGAAACAGGTGCTGTGGAAGCGAGCGGCCACAAGGTGCTGATAGCAGAGGGCATTGATGGAAAAATTACACCGGAGGGAATCCGGAAAACGGTGCTGCGTCATGAGGATGAGCATATGGTAAAGCCGGCCATGGTGTATATATCCAATGCGACGGAAATCGGAACGATTTATCATAAAGAGGAGCTGAAGGAAATTGCAGCCGTATGCAGGGAGCTAAACCTTTATCTGTTCATGGATGGTGCCCGTATGGGAGCGGCGCTTGCAGCAGCCGACAATGATCTGGACTATGCGGACCTGTGTCGCTATTGTGATGTTTTTTACCTTGGCGGTACCAAAAACGGTGCATTGTTTGGAGAAGCGGTTGTCATTGTCCGGGAGGAATTAAAAAAAGACTTTCGGTATATGATTAAGCAGCGTGGCGGAATGCTTGCCAAGGGCTGGCTGCTGGGTGCGCAGTTTGCCGTGCTGTTTGAGGGAAACCGGTATCTGGAAATTGCAGCGCATGCGAACCGGATGGCACAGCGAATGCAGGAGGCGATGGAAGCATTGCATATACCACTCTTTATAAAAACGACCACCAATCAGATTTTTCCGATACTATCTAATGTGCTGATTGAGGAATTACAAAAGGACTATGCATTTCAGGTATGGGAAGTGATGGATGAAGAGCATACTGCGATGCGCTTTGTGACCTCATGGGCAACAAGGGAGGAGGAAGTGGACCGCTTTATTGCACATCTCAACGTGGTGAGCAATCGGCTGCGAAAGATATAG
- a CDS encoding serine/threonine protein phosphatase: MFDRSIHSYSVYAKDRRIIAISDIHGNLPVLKKLLKKIAFTTAKDELFLVGDLLEKGPYNLETLHYIMKLSNSPHVHPMIGNCDVVCRNVLHDTRLEFLREILLERKNSVIHEMAQRIGMSIHKDTDMKLLSERIRNVFLRELTFIDSLPHVIETERFIFAHAGIRDEASYGRDMRDIMVQDLFMKEDVHFHKYVVVGHLPVSEYRKQICCFNPIIDAHRHIISIDGGNEVKAAGQLNALLYERGRFQFACSDHLRKARILRDILPLNTSPFFITWHEGRVRVLQETDTACFCQHEASGRTFWIAKKFLFYKGNELHACDFTNYHIPAKAGDFVKVVSLNGDMALVKRQGLMGWIPRDAFTFLHPNQECTALKV; this comes from the coding sequence ATGTTTGATCGATCCATTCATTCCTATTCTGTATATGCAAAGGACAGACGTATCATCGCCATCAGTGATATTCACGGCAACCTGCCGGTGTTGAAAAAGCTGCTGAAAAAGATTGCCTTCACAACGGCAAAGGATGAATTATTTCTTGTTGGTGATCTGCTTGAAAAAGGGCCGTACAATCTGGAAACCCTACATTATATCATGAAGCTATCAAACAGTCCCCACGTACATCCGATGATTGGAAACTGTGATGTAGTCTGTCGCAATGTGCTGCATGACACACGACTGGAATTTCTGCGTGAAATTCTTCTCGAACGAAAAAACAGCGTCATTCACGAAATGGCACAGCGCATCGGAATGAGTATTCATAAGGACACTGATATGAAGCTTCTCAGTGAACGCATTCGTAATGTATTTCTCAGGGAATTGACGTTTATCGACAGCCTTCCCCATGTGATTGAAACCGAGCGCTTTATATTCGCACATGCCGGGATTCGGGATGAAGCCTCCTATGGCAGAGATATGCGTGATATCATGGTACAGGATTTATTTATGAAAGAGGATGTACACTTCCATAAATATGTTGTTGTCGGTCATCTTCCTGTCAGCGAATACAGAAAGCAGATTTGCTGCTTCAACCCTATCATAGATGCTCATAGACACATCATATCCATTGACGGGGGGAATGAGGTAAAAGCCGCCGGTCAACTGAATGCCCTGCTTTATGAACGCGGACGGTTTCAGTTCGCCTGCAGTGATCATTTAAGAAAAGCACGCATCCTACGAGATATCCTTCCCTTAAATACCTCCCCTTTTTTCATAACCTGGCATGAGGGAAGAGTTCGTGTCCTTCAGGAAACGGATACGGCCTGCTTCTGCCAGCACGAGGCCAGTGGAAGAACCTTCTGGATTGCTAAGAAATTCCTGTTTTATAAAGGCAACGAGCTTCACGCATGTGACTTTACCAACTATCATATTCCTGCAAAAGCCGGAGATTTTGTCAAGGTTGTTTCTCTGAACGGTGATATGGCTCTTGTGAAACGCCAGGGACTCATGGGCTGGATTCCACGTGATGCCTTCACATTTCTCCATCCGAATCAGGAATGTACAGCTTTGAAAGTCTGA
- a CDS encoding HAD hydrolase family protein has translation MKQKYFFFDIDGTLTDGSDFYGGIPDSAVTAIQRLKENGHQVAIATGRPYEKAKPMAELVGIDCMVCNGGYACYEQDICLESRGLDKKDCLHVIQECRAAHIPFCVSCDDTFAFYSHEEGFLEAVQPCIFRGTLKILPNLNYTKIPEIHRILIALKPGEETMIRDYHSLVPMRYHETYVVVEPDDKFHGIETMMRHWRGNLQDVVVFGDGLNDVKMFQQAAFSIAMGNAVAELKQEADYVTACAAEDGIREALYHFGWI, from the coding sequence ATGAAACAAAAATATTTCTTTTTTGATATTGACGGAACGTTAACGGATGGATCGGATTTCTATGGCGGTATTCCGGATAGTGCCGTAACAGCAATTCAGCGTTTGAAGGAAAACGGCCATCAGGTCGCAATCGCAACTGGACGGCCGTATGAAAAAGCCAAGCCTATGGCGGAGCTGGTTGGCATAGATTGTATGGTATGCAATGGAGGGTATGCCTGCTATGAGCAGGATATCTGTCTGGAATCCCGTGGTCTTGATAAAAAGGACTGCCTGCACGTCATACAGGAATGCAGAGCTGCGCATATACCGTTTTGTGTTTCCTGCGATGATACCTTTGCCTTTTATTCTCATGAGGAGGGCTTTCTGGAGGCTGTACAGCCCTGCATATTTCGCGGTACACTGAAAATTCTGCCCAATCTGAATTATACAAAAATTCCTGAGATTCATCGTATACTGATTGCCCTGAAGCCGGGGGAGGAAACGATGATCCGCGATTATCACAGTCTGGTTCCCATGCGCTATCACGAAACCTATGTAGTTGTGGAGCCGGATGATAAATTTCACGGTATCGAAACGATGATGCGTCATTGGCGGGGAAATCTGCAGGATGTAGTGGTATTCGGGGATGGCTTAAATGATGTAAAGATGTTTCAGCAGGCAGCATTTTCGATTGCGATGGGGAACGCTGTTGCGGAACTGAAGCAGGAGGCGGATTATGTGACAGCCTGTGCAGCGGAAGATGGCATTCGTGAAGCTCTGTATCATTTTGGGTGGATATGA